The following DNA comes from Phytohabitans rumicis.
GGCGACGCCGAGGCGTACCCCGCCGATGTCGGTCTTGTGCAGGACGGCCGCGTCCAGCAGCTTCACCGCGACCGGGCCGGGCAGGTCGGCTAGGGCCCGGTGGGCGGCGGCGCGGTCGGCGCAGGCGCGGCGCGGCATCGTGGCCACGCCGAGGCGTTCCAGCAGGGCCTTGGCCCGGTCCTCGTCGAAGGGTCCGGAGCCGACCTCCACGATGTGGCCGGCGGGTGCCGGGGTCTCCGGATCGCGGCGGGCTCGGGCGTCGGTGATCAGGGCACCCACCATGGCCGCCACCCCGGTCGGGTCCACGGCCGCGGGCACGCCGCGCGCCACCAGCTCGCGGCGGATGCGCTGGACGTCCGGTCCGGCGCCGCCGACGCCGAAGACCAGCGGTGCGTCGCCCGCCGCCGCCACGGCCGCCACCAGGTCGAACGCGTCGGGCTCGGCGAGGGCGTACCCGGCGACCAGGTCCACACCGGGGTCCGCGGCGACGGTGGTGAGCACCCGCGCGAAACCGGGCCCCGGCCGGCCGGTATCCACCGGGTTGCGCTGGTAGGTCAGCGGCGGCAGCACGGTCGCCAACTCGTCGCGGGTCGCGGCGGTCAGCTCCGGCACCCGCGCGCCGCGCCCGCGCAGGTCGTCCAGGAGCAGCAGGCCCGGCCCGGCCTGGGCGGTCACCACGCCGACGCCGGGGGCGGCCGCCGGTTGCAGCCGGGTCAGGGCCAGGGCGGAGACGGCGTCGACCAGCTCCCGCTCGTCGTCCACCAGCACGGCGCCGGCCTGGGCGAGCGCGGCCCGGGCGGTACGCCACGAGGTGGCCAGCGCCCCGGTGTGCGACGCCGCGAACGCGCCGATCTCGTGCCGGCCGACGACGAGCGCCACGACCGGCCGGGTGGCGGCCAGCCGCGCGACGGATTCGACCAGCCGCCGCCCGTCGGGGACCGACTCCACGTGCAGCGCGACCGTGGCGGTGTCCGGCGTGCCGGCCAGGTGGTCGAGGACGTCGGCGGCGGCGACGTCGGCGCCGTTGCCGAGCCCGACCGCGAGGCTCACCCCGTGCCCGGCCTCGGCGAGCAGGAACGCCAGCGCGTGGTTGACCCCGCCGCTGGCGGCCACGACCGCGATCCGGCCGGCGGGCACCGCGGCCGCCCCGGGCACGAAGCTCGCGGTCAGGCCGTGCCCGGGGGCGAGGAAACCGGACGTGTTGGGCCCGAGCAGGCGTACCCCGGTGTCGGTGGCCACGGCCGACAGCTCGCGCTGGTGCGTGGCGCCGTCCGGGCCCGCCTCGGCGAACCCGCCGCCGTAGACGATCGCCGCCCGGGCGCCCGCCGCGGCGGCCTCGGCCAGCGCGGGGGCGCAGGCGGGCGCCGGCAGGCAGATCATCGCCAGGTCCAGCGGGCCCTGCGCGGCGGCGTCGCGGACCGTGGCGTACACGCCGTCGGCCGGTCGCGGCTCGCGGGCGTTGACCAGGCCGACGTACCCGGGAAAGGGGCGCAGCGAGCGGGCCAGTGCGGCACCGAGCTTGGCCGGGTCGCGCGACGCGCCGACCACCGCGACGCCGCGCGGCGCGAACAGCGGCACAAGGCTCACGGTCCCGCCCAGGAGGCCACGGTGTCGGCGGCGGCGCCGACGAGGTCGGCCCGGCCGGACAGCAGCGCGGTCACCGCGCGATCGCGGTCCAGGCCGTCGTCGACCAGCAGCGCGGGAACGCGATGCCGCAGCCGGACCTGCTCGGTGAGCCGGGCCCGGGTGTACGCGGTGCCGCCGTGCACCGCCACCAGCACCGGCCCGGATGCCACCACAGTGGACAGTCTCGCCTCGGCGGCGGGCAGCCCGGCTTCGTCGTCCGGCGCGGCGAACCAGGCGCCCCACGCCGGCCCGGCCGGGTCGCCGCCGTCGAGCAGCGGCAGGTCGGCGCCGGGCAGCCGGGCGGTTTGCCGGGTCACCACGAGCGCGCGGCCGGGCAGCGTCTGGCCGGCGAGCCGGAGCGGGCTGGCCAGCGGCTCGGCGCCGTGGTTGGCGCGCCACCGGTCGTGGCTGGCGCGGACGAAGTCCGGGGCCCGGCGGGCCAGCCGCGCGTCGGTGATGCTGCGGGACAGGAAGTGGTAGGCGAACTGCCACGGCTCGAAGGCGTCGTGGTACTCGCCGAAGCGCTCCCACCAGCCCAGGCTCGGGCGCGCCGAGTCCTGGATCGCGCGCACCGACGGGTGGGCCGCGGCCTCGTACGCGGGCAGCGCCGCCGCCAGGTCGTAGCCGTGCGCCACGAGGGCGGCGCTGAGCGCGATCGCGTCCTCCATGGCCATCTTCGTGCCGGAGCCGACCGAGAAGTGCGCGGTGTGTACGGCGTCGCCGAGCAGCGCGACCGGCCGCGGGTGCAGCACGTGCCAGCGCCGGGTGCGGCGGGTGCGGAAGCTGGCCCAGCGGGAGTTGTTGACCAGCAGCCGGTGCCCGTCGATCTGCTCGGCGAAGAGCTTCTCCAGGTATTCCTTGCTGTCCAGGTCGCTTTGGCCGGGCGGCTGGGTGGCGTCGAACCCGTCCAGGCCCGCCGCCCGCCACGCCGGCTCGTCGCACTCCACGATGAACGTGCTCACCCGTTCGCTGATGGGGTAGCCGTGCACCGCGAAGACCCCGTGCGGGCCGCGCTCGTGGACGAAGGTGAGGCCGTCGAAGAGGTAGTCGGTGCCGAACCAGATGAACCTGGCCGTGGCGGTCTCCACAGTGGACTCCAGCCCGGCCAGGCTCTCCCGGGTGCGGGAGCCGGCGCCGTCGGCGGCCACGACCAGGTCGTACCCGGTGAGGTTGGTGGGGTCGACCTCGGTGCGGAAGCGCAGTTGGGCGCCGACCTCGACGGCGCGGGCCTGCATCAGCGCCAGGAGGGTGCGCCGCTCGATCGCGGCCATGCCGTTGCCGCCGCAGCGGATCCGCTCGCCCTTGACGCGCACCTCGATGTCGTCCCAGTGCCGGCCGTGCGCGTCCAGCGCCTCGCGCAGCACCGGGTCGGCCTCGTGGATGCCGGCGAGGGTCCGGTCGGAGAAGACCACGCCGAACCCGAACGCGTCGTCGGCGCGGTTGCGCTCGAAGACCGTCACCTCGACCGACGGGTCGGCCTGCCGGATCAGCGTGGCGAAGAATAGGCCGCCGGGGCCGCCGCCGATCACCGCGATGCTGGTCACCGACCCAACATATAACGTCCGAGCTACGGCCGTCCAGATTCCGAAACAAGTTCGTCGACGTATGCCTCGGCGGGCCCGCGCAGCAGCCCGTGCGCCTCCAGGAAGACCTCGTGCGCGGCGCGGCCGGACCAGCCCGCCGGCAGCAGTTCGGGCGGCAGATCCGGGTCGCGGAACGGGAAGAGCCGGTAGTCGTGGATCAACCGGGTGCGCTCGACCAGCGCCGCCCGGCCGTGCCGCTCGCCGGCCCGGTACTCGAGCACCTGCGGCCGGTAGCGCGCCAGCAGGTCCACATAGTCCTGGTTGAGCCTGTTCAGGTCCCACGCGCGGGCGGCCATGTCCTGGTCGGCGGCGAGCCCCTCGGACTTCGCCCGGAACGCGTCGATCCGGACCACCGGGTGCTCGGCGAAGCTGGCCCGGACCTGGCCCACGCGGTCGT
Coding sequences within:
- a CDS encoding acetate--CoA ligase family protein — protein: MSLVPLFAPRGVAVVGASRDPAKLGAALARSLRPFPGYVGLVNAREPRPADGVYATVRDAAAQGPLDLAMICLPAPACAPALAEAAAAGARAAIVYGGGFAEAGPDGATHQRELSAVATDTGVRLLGPNTSGFLAPGHGLTASFVPGAAAVPAGRIAVVAASGGVNHALAFLLAEAGHGVSLAVGLGNGADVAAADVLDHLAGTPDTATVALHVESVPDGRRLVESVARLAATRPVVALVVGRHEIGAFAASHTGALATSWRTARAALAQAGAVLVDDERELVDAVSALALTRLQPAAAPGVGVVTAQAGPGLLLLDDLRGRGARVPELTAATRDELATVLPPLTYQRNPVDTGRPGPGFARVLTTVAADPGVDLVAGYALAEPDAFDLVAAVAAAGDAPLVFGVGGAGPDVQRIRRELVARGVPAAVDPTGVAAMVGALITDARARRDPETPAPAGHIVEVGSGPFDEDRAKALLERLGVATMPRRACADRAAAHRALADLPGPVAVKLLDAAVLHKTDIGGVRLGVATPDQLDAALDALEAAGARRFLVEAMAPDGVDLVVGARRDPDFGPLVLCGLGGTIAEALADVALRLAPLSRAQAAAMPNELAGRALLDGWRGGPALDRDALATVLVALGDLLHAHPTLTDIEINPLRLTAQGLIALDAVVVADTALAQELETPDGHTDC
- a CDS encoding FAD-dependent monooxygenase: MTSIAVIGGGPGGLFFATLIRQADPSVEVTVFERNRADDAFGFGVVFSDRTLAGIHEADPVLREALDAHGRHWDDIEVRVKGERIRCGGNGMAAIERRTLLALMQARAVEVGAQLRFRTEVDPTNLTGYDLVVAADGAGSRTRESLAGLESTVETATARFIWFGTDYLFDGLTFVHERGPHGVFAVHGYPISERVSTFIVECDEPAWRAAGLDGFDATQPPGQSDLDSKEYLEKLFAEQIDGHRLLVNNSRWASFRTRRTRRWHVLHPRPVALLGDAVHTAHFSVGSGTKMAMEDAIALSAALVAHGYDLAAALPAYEAAAHPSVRAIQDSARPSLGWWERFGEYHDAFEPWQFAYHFLSRSITDARLARRAPDFVRASHDRWRANHGAEPLASPLRLAGQTLPGRALVVTRQTARLPGADLPLLDGGDPAGPAWGAWFAAPDDEAGLPAAEARLSTVVASGPVLVAVHGGTAYTRARLTEQVRLRHRVPALLVDDGLDRDRAVTALLSGRADLVGAAADTVASWAGP
- a CDS encoding PaaX family transcriptional regulator yields the protein MKARSLVFDLFGDYLRYRGGSARLRTLIALMDCFDVPEPTVRVVVTRLRSEGWLASTRDGRETVYALTDTAWELLDEGRDRIFARAKGPWDGHWHMVIYSVPESERALREQLRKRLAWLGFGSLASGVWLSPHDRVGQVRASFAEHPVVRIDAFRAKSEGLAADQDMAARAWDLNRLNQDYVDLLARYRPQVLEYRAGERHGRAALVERTRLIHDYRLFPFRDPDLPPELLPAGWSGRAAHEVFLEAHGLLRGPAEAYVDELVSESGRP